The DNA region GAGTGACTGCCTTATTTTCGGCTGTCTGTTCGCGGTCCACGGCGTGTTGGGACGGAACTATGCTGCCGGGCCGTCACCAGCCGACCTTTTCGAAATCGACATGATCCTGATGGCAACCTTCATGTTGCTGTTTTCTTCGATCACCTATGGCTTCTCCGTAATCAGAATGGACAAGGGCGATCTACGAGGGACACAGATCTGGCTAATCGTGACCGGTCTGTTCGGCATGGCCTTCCTTTATCTTGAAGTCATGGAGTTCAGTCATCTCTGGCACATCGGGGCCACTCCGATGGCGAGTGCTTTCCTGTCTTCGTTTTTCACTTTGGTTGGAACGCACGGTCTGCACGTGACAGCTGGCTGTATCTGGCTCTTCGTCCTTCTTGCTCAGCTTCAGATCCATGGATTGAACGAAGCCAACAAGCGAAGGGTAATGTGCCTGAGCATGTTCTGGCATTTTCTTGATCTCATCTGGATCGGGGTGTTTTCCTACGTTTACCTCGCGGGAGTTCTGTTATGAGCGCGTCAGACAACACAGCTTACGAAGAGGGGCACGGCGGAGGACACGGATCGTTCAAGTCCTACATGATCGGATTTGTGCTGTCGGTGATCCTCACGATCATTCCGTTCTATATCGTCATGG from Labrenzia sp. CE80 includes:
- the cyoC gene encoding cytochrome o ubiquinol oxidase subunit III, translating into MTTESSEQAVEFYVRRSPDDGEEHHHETGTMLGFWIYLMSDCLIFGCLFAVHGVLGRNYAAGPSPADLFEIDMILMATFMLLFSSITYGFSVIRMDKGDLRGTQIWLIVTGLFGMAFLYLEVMEFSHLWHIGATPMASAFLSSFFTLVGTHGLHVTAGCIWLFVLLAQLQIHGLNEANKRRVMCLSMFWHFLDLIWIGVFSYVYLAGVLL